A portion of the Juglans microcarpa x Juglans regia isolate MS1-56 chromosome 1D, Jm3101_v1.0, whole genome shotgun sequence genome contains these proteins:
- the LOC121248462 gene encoding uncharacterized protein LOC121248462, giving the protein MASAVLSASSISSQLSAIETLTGNNYVRWKRDVEIALGLLGLDFALEYELSKPTDKSTAEYVAEYQKWDRANRFCLKIIKRSISDSIMGAIPDNDSAKKFLGADKGLLNPIKLKLET; this is encoded by the exons ATGGCTTCCGCAG TTTTGAGTGCCTCCTCTATTTCAAGTCAATTATCTGCTATTGAAACTTTGACTGGGAATAATTATGTGAGATGGAAACGAGACGTAGAAATTGCTCTTGGTCTTTTGGGATTGGATTTTGCCCTGGAATACGAACTTTCAAAACCTACTGATAAGAGCACTGCTGAATATGTGGCTGAATATCAAAAGTGGGATAGAGCAAACAGATTTTGTTTAAAGATCATCAAACGTTCTATATCAGATTCCATTATGGGAGCTATTCCTGACAATGATAGTGCTAAGAAATTTTTGGGTGCCGACAAAGGTTTGTTGAATCCGATAAAGCTGAAACTGGAGACCTGA
- the LOC121250201 gene encoding 60S ribosomal protein L35a-1 has product MVKGRQGERVRLYVRGTILGYKRSKSNQYPNTSLIQVEGVNTKEEVAWYAGKRMAYIYKAKVKKNGTHYRCIWGKVTRPHGNSGIVRAKFKSNLPPKSMGARVRVFMYPSNI; this is encoded by the exons ATGGTGAAGGGACGCCAAGGAGAGCGAGTCAG GCTTTATGTCAGAGGAACAATCCTCGGCTACAAGAG GTCCAAGTCAAACCAATACCCGAACACTTCCCTCATCCAGGTTGAGGGGGTGAACACCAAGGAGGAGGTTGCATGGTACGCTGGTAAGCGCATGGCTTATATCTACAAGGCCAAGGTGAAGAAGAATGGAACTCACTACCGCTGCATTTGGGGTAAGGTGACAAGACCTCATGGTAACAGCGGTATTGTTCGTGCTAAGTTCAAGTCGAATCTTCCACCGAAATCCATG GGGGCTAGAGTTAGGGTTTTCATGTACCCCAGCAATATATGA